tcgTTTTGTCACTTGCAATGGAAATTAATCAAACTAGAATTCGTGAGCCTGTAGAGAAAGTCCATAATTCTCCCCTTCTCCACATCAGTAGATGCCCAAGGGGTCTTTCTAAAATTGAGGTAATTGCTTTGCCACAGAAAAAGGTaaagtggaatcataccatatCTTTCATTTACATGTTGATTTTGGAAACTAACCCCCATAAAGGATGTAACTTCAcaatcttatttaattctcaaagcaGCAAACAAATTGATTGACATTGATTAATGTTAAGGATTAATGTAAAAACAAATGGCACAAATCCTGCAGGAAAATAAGAACACTGCAGAATTTTCCACCTGTTGCCAAGTTACCACTAGCGACTGCATTTTCTCTGAAagctaggctttttttttttaagattttatttatttttcagagagagagagcgcaactatgcacgaacagggggagtggcaggcagagggaaaagcaggctccctgctgagcaagaaacccgatctgacctgagctggaggcagatgcttaacagactgagccacccaggcatcccaagccAAACTTTCTGAATGCCCAAATAACTACCTTTTGgtctctcttctagaattttcttttttcttttcttttctttttaagattttatttactggagcacctgggtggcttagatggttaagcatctgccttcggcttgggtcatgatctctaggtcctgggatcgagccccctccccctccaatcaggctcccagctcagcagggagcctggttctccctctccctctgccactccccctgcttgtactctctctgtctctatctctctctcaaataaataaataaaatcttaatctttaaaaaaatattttatttgagagagagagcatgctccaaaggcagacgcttaactgactgagccacccaggcaccccatcttccagaattttcttACGTGACATAGGAATCAAGAGCTGATTGTCTAAAATTGAGAGACTAAGAAATTAAAGATTAAGTATAATATTTAAATGTGTGACACGTGgccaaaaaaagaataataaaaatataactaataaCAATTGGGAGAAGGAAGGCATAGTATAACTGATATGGATTTATCACCTCTCACATTCAGAGGTGGAATAAGTACTTCTTAAAGttgagaaatcaagaaatagaaacattagCAAATAACTTACAGTTATGAAAATTACTGCCCGAAGAAACGATGATAGAGATGACATGAATTTGCAAATAAATGCTGTTATTTTTAGAGTGGCACCAGggatgagaagggagagagatttttaccttcattttatGCCTTTCATTTCCCTTTAAAAGTTTCGTTTCTGCGAGCatgtataattaataattttttaaaaactggccaaaactttaaaaactctGTTCTTCTAGACAGCTTGCTCCCTATCTAGAGTGTCCATTTCCAGCATTCTCCATCACATGGGCTCCATCTCAGCTTCCCACCTCCAAACTTACAaaccctttttttctttgaaaaccgGGGGAAGTGTTTCTCCTTCCACCTGAGCTTAATCTCTCTACCTGTGTGTAGGATCCCTGCCCCTTCCACTCCTTCAGAGATtgttatcctttttttcttcGGTGTCCCCAAACTCTCCCTCCACCGGCTCCTCCCAGGCACAGATGCACTCAAGCTACTCCCATCTTACTAAAAGCTGCCTGGATGCCATGACCCTTTAGGgcttcccctctcttctctccttcacaGTCAAATGCCTCCTTTTCCTACTCCTGAACTCACTCCCGTGGTGAGTCTGTCTCCAACAACTCCACCAGAACTACTCGTGCTAAGCTCAGCAATGGTTCCAACCTCTAGATGCCTTAACAGCCGTATTCCTCTTCCTTGATTTCTCCCCAGCTACTGGCGCAGGGGactactgtcttttttttttttttttttaagattttatttatttatttatttgacagagagagagagccagtgagagagggaatacaggcagggggcatgcgagagggagaagcaggctccccgctgagcagggagcctgatgcaggctccatcccagaaccctgggatcaggcgctgagccaaaggcagacgcttaacgactgagccagccaggcgccccggggaCTACTGTCTTCTTAAAACATTCTCTTCTTTGACTTTCAGGACACTTCATCTTTTCACTGTGATTTGACTAACTTGTGACCTCATAGATTGTTTTGTGTAAAAGTTTTCCCTTCACTGTGGAATGTTTCTCAAGTCAAGCCATAACCTCAGCCGTGACATTGACCAGGGTATATGCTTTACACAGCCCGCTATACTCCGCATGCACCCCTTCGTGCCTAATTCTCCCTCAGTCCTCTGCTTGTTTCTGCAGTCACCCTCAGGAGCGGGAGACGTCCTTCCGGGTTGCTCCATGGGGGAGCCATCTTGCACAAAGGCCAGCTTGCCATCAAGAGATTTTACTGGATTTCTTCAGAGACATAATGTAGGGGCAGTTTTAATGAATGTGCTTCTCCTTGTAGTGGAAAACTTAATCTCATGAAATTAAGACAATTCAGGCCCTTGGCTGAAAACACAATTGGGTGGTGAATGTTTCTCACTTtattaggattctctctctgtccttgtcTGATCAGGTTTCTTGTGGGGACAGTAGTGAGGGGAGAGGCTTAGGTATCATCCTAGCATCGTCTCTGTACTTTTCTTCCTGTGCTTTCTTCCCTGTAGGACCTACTGAGAGTGAACTCTCTGATCTCCCAATACAAGCAGTGCACACAGGTCACCAGCGGGGAGTTTAAGGGCTCTCCCCTATTGACTGGCCCTACGAGGATCTCAGGGGCCCGATGACTTGTTAAGAACTAGCTGCTGGGCCTTTGCAACGAGGGCCATCCAATCCTCTGGCCTCATTTGGATCATGGTGCCTGGGAAGCACCTCAGCATTCCAGCCTCTCTCTGGAACTTTTTGGATTCCTTTGGATTCCTCTAGGACCTGTGAgagacatgtgtgtgtgtgtgtgtgtgtgtgtgtgtgtgtgtgtgtgagagagagagagagagagagagagagagagagagagtgttggggggaaggcagggggcgGTACATTTGGTTATTAGAGCACTAAAAGGCTCTCTCTGTGCTCATTTCTACTCTTCTAAAGGCCAACCCAAGGTGGCTCAGGGCACTAAATGGGCTGTCTTCTCCCAAGGGTCCAGAAAGAGCCAATACTTCCCCCCTCACCTTCTCCTTCACTCACACTCATTTTCCTAAATTCTCTTCTTACcttttttctctgaattcctCCCATGGCCCAAAAAGGAATTTGTCTCCATAGGGTGAgaaggcattttctttttctccttttaaatatatACCATTCTTCTTAACTTCGTGTTCCATGGTCTACATCCTGAATCTCTCTATATGTAAAGTCAactttttaagaatgaaaaagaaaaatgcatgtaTCTTATCTTTTTGTCAAGCACCTGGCTCTTGAAAAGTACTCCAGCTTTCAGATCATATTGCTTTTATTATaacttttaagaattattttggaACTCAGGCATTATTCTCCCCTCAAGGAAATGAAACCCATAGGTAGAAGGCACCATGGGTACAAGAAAATAAGTGAGAAAATTCTTGGCTTAAAATGCACACATAGGATCTAGGTATGTAATCACAGATTCTTTTACTTGCCATCTTCCCCCGCGCCGAAGAATTCATGAAAGCAAAACCCATAACATTTCTTGCCTTTTAAATTGCCGGATTTCTGCAGGCTTTGACCCCTCTCAAGTTTCAGAAATTTTCAGtgtaaaggaggaaagaagaacaaaatcagaAGCAAAATCCTAAGCTTCAAAACTCCTTGGTGCCTATGTTTTTGCGAAGTTTCACTTGGTGTAACAGGAAAGTCGGCAGTGTAATTTTCATGCAATAGTTGGATGTTGATTATAAATAacgtttaaaaaaatcttaatcccATTTAAGTGACTTTTTTTGGTTTGATTATTCTGAGTCAAGCATTTCTGAATCGAAGTCCACGAAcatttaatggaagaaaatttttACTTCGTAATCTATCATTATTGCACAGCACTTATTTTAACTTACTAAAATATATTCATCTTGAAAACACAGATACCTGAAATTGGAAGCGTAACGATAAGCAAGCCGGCGGTAATGTTCTAAATGTGGacattataaaatagaaaaaaaatgcaaggaaaaaaaaaagctctatggGGGAAATGGGGCGACAGAGATACGCAGGCACTTTTCCAAGCTGCCTCCTGGCTATTTGTCCAGTTGGGGGTTACTGTTCGTTACTTTACGGGAACAGTACGATCGCCCTGGGCACAGCTGTTAAGTTAACCAGAACCCCACGCGAGAGGAAGCCGGGATCGCCTGGGTTGCGCTCTGCGAACCAAACCCAACCCTGCGGGGCACGGGCGAGTTTCAAAGACGACTCCACGGGCACAGCAAACCGGATTAATCGTCTGACCCTACTATCATCATTGTTACTATTTAACATGTTGAGTCTTTAACATTCCTAAATGCCCCGCGTCTGGGACGACCCCCGAAGGCTCCGCTCGTCCACATTCAAAAGAGCGGGGAAGCTGTTTTCTGACACGATCAAAAGATGGAGGCGAGCTTTTGTTTATTTCGGCCCCGCTCTAAACCAGCGTCTGCGGCCCGAGGCGCGCACACCTCGCATTCGACTCGCACCTCCGGCTCCGCGAGGACGCCACAGCACGCGAGGGCTTTGCCCGCCCCGGCCCGGCCGCCCTCGGCCGCCCCGGCCTTCCAGGCCTCCACCCCCCGCGACGCCGCGGGCCCGCGGAAGGAGGGAGCGAGGGGGGCGGCGGGAGCGCGCGCGGCGTCACAAAGCCGAGCCGGAACGCAAGGGCTGGCGCGGGAGACCGGGGCGTCCCGGGCGAACCCACTTGCGGGGCGCGCCCTCGCGGGGCGGGAGGCGCGAGCGCtcgctccccaccctccccctccgcccccgcgGGCCCGCCTCCGCCGCCGGGCCGGGCCAGGCCGTCGCGGCCGCTCCGGCGCCGCAAAGCGTCCTGGGAGAGCCGGCTCGCGCCGGAAGGACGCGCGGGCGCTCGGCGGCGGCGAGGCTATAAAAGGGAAGGAGCCGGCGGCGGGCGGAAGTGGGCGGTTCAGCTGCTGCGGGCGCTGTTGTTTGGCGTTTGGGCCTCCCGAGGGGCGTTCTCTGGAGGGCCGCCGGTGCAGGCCGCAGTGACAGGGCCGCTCGCACCCGCGCACCCCGCCTCTTTCCCGGTGCAGCGTCTGCTCGCGGCCTCCGCGACCTGCAGGCCCAACATGGCGCAGGAGGTGTCGGAGTACCTGAGCCAGAACCCGCGGGTGGCCGCCTGGGTGGAGACGCTGCGCTGCGACGGCGAGACTGACAAACACTGGCGCCACCGCCGAGAGTTTCTGCTCCGCAACGCCGGGGACCTGGCCCCGACTGGCGGCGCTGCCGCCACTAACACGGAGGAAGCTGCCGACGCCGAGAGCGGGACCCGCAGTCGGCAGCTGCAGCAGCTCATCTCCTTCTCCATGGCCTGGGCGAACCACGTCTTCCTCGGGTGCCGGTGAGTGAGGAAGCGTCCCTGACCGGCCCTCCCGGTTTTGTCTTCCGCCCCCGGACCCGGGCCCGGAGCCTCCGCGGGGAGGGGGAAGTTGTGAAGCGCGGGAATCTGCGGGACTGGCTGCCCTCTAAGGGTGAGAAGGGCGTCTCTGCCAGAAGCCGACATGATGAAGAGCCTAACCCGGTTGGGTGGGGGGCGGCTGGTGGGGTCGTTGGTTGACAACGCTCGCGTGGTGGACGCTGAATTTAAGGATTGGTGAGGAAGGACCCCGCCTCCCTGGCCCTGGAGCATTTGTTTCTGGGGTTCCAGGAAACAAAGTTCCTGGCGGTTGGTACACTTTCTTGATTACAACCAGGAAATGCAGTTCCTGTGGCCTGTTTTTGCACATCCAGAGTAGTAGTTtagaaaaaacactttttaaaagtgtctttttctttttcaggtacCCACAAAAAGTTATGGATAAAATACTTAGTATGGCTGAAGGCATCAAAGTGACAGATGCTCCAATCCATACAACAAGAGACGAACTGGTTGCCAAGGTGAAGAAAAGAGGGATATCGAGTAGCAATGGTTAGCAGATCATAGATGTGAACATACATAGGAGTTTAGAACATAAGTTTGATATAATTAGGAATTATTgttattactaattttttaacAAGCTAGAATTTTTACAGTGTTATTAATCAACTTGGAATGTTAAACCTAAattatgtgtctgtgtgttttaggCCCTGGTTTTGATAGTTCCCTTTGACTACTTTAGATTTTCAAGTGTCAAATGTTGTCTGtgctgttgatttttttaatattagaaattaaatgatGTTATTCGACActgttttaagaaattaatgaagttatttcacactttttaaagaaactactaGTTCTGAAATATTTTTGCCTTGTGCCTTTATTTTAACAAGTATCAGTCTTGTAAATTTTCAGCTGATATGTATGAGCTAGACTTAGTCAcatatctgttttccttctttttagaagGGGTAGAAGAGCCAGCgaaaaaaagaatcttagaaggaaaaaacaattctGCAG
The nucleotide sequence above comes from Ursus arctos isolate Adak ecotype North America unplaced genomic scaffold, UrsArc2.0 scaffold_27, whole genome shotgun sequence. Encoded proteins:
- the CDKN2AIP gene encoding CDKN2A-interacting protein isoform X2, which translates into the protein MAQEVSEYLSQNPRVAAWVETLRCDGETDKHWRHRREFLLRNAGDLAPTGGAAATNTEEAADAESGTRSRQLQQLISFSMAWANHVFLGCRYPQKVMDKILSMAEGIKVTDAPIHTTRDELVAKKG